A segment of the Bacillus licheniformis DSM 13 = ATCC 14580 genome:
TTTGCACGCGGAATGGAAGTTGACGCCGCAGGAAATGAGCTGGATCGGCAGCGTCAACTCAATCGGCATGGCTGTCGGGGCATTTGTCTTTGGCCTTTTGGCTGACCGCGTCGGAAGAAAATATGTTTTTATTATTACGCTGCTGTTTTTCTCGATCGGCAGCGGGTTGTCCGCTTTAACGACGACATTGTGGGCATTTTTAGTGCTGCGCTTTTTCGTCGGAATGGGGCTCGGGGGAGAGCTTCCAGTCGCATCTACGCTCGTATCTGAAACCGTTGCGCCTGATCGGAGGGGAAGAGTCGTCGTCCTGCTCGAAAGTTTCTGGGCATTCGGCTGGCTGGCTGCAGCGCTCATTTCGTATTTTATTATTCCGGCCTACGGCTGGCAGATTGCTTTATTGATAACTGCGATACCGGCTTTTTACGCCTTATATTTGCGGATTGCCCTGCCGGATTCTCCGAAATATGAGAAGCTTGCGCAGGAAAGGAAGCCGACCATCATGGAAAATGTGAAAAGCGTCTGGTCCCGCAAATATGCCCGGCCTACGGCCATGCTGTGGATCGTCTGGTTTTGCGTCGTCTTTTCCTACTATGGCATGTTTCTTTGGCTGCCGAGCGTCATGGTGATGAAAGGATTCAGCATGATCAAGAGCTTTG
Coding sequences within it:
- a CDS encoding MFS transporter, whose translation is MKNRPVSERRLLGIAGLGWLFDAMDVGILSFIIAALHAEWKLTPQEMSWIGSVNSIGMAVGAFVFGLLADRVGRKYVFIITLLFFSIGSGLSALTTTLWAFLVLRFFVGMGLGGELPVASTLVSETVAPDRRGRVVVLLESFWAFGWLAAALISYFIIPAYGWQIALLITAIPAFYALYLRIALPDSPKYEKLAQERKPTIMENVKSVWSRKYARPTAMLWIVWFCVVFSYYGMFLWLPSVMVMKGFSMIKSFEYVLIMTLAQLPGYFSAAWLIEKAGRKMVLTVYLLGTAVSAYFFGSAESLALLLVSGMFLSFFNLGAWGALYAYTPEQYPTSIRGTGAGMAAGFGRIGGILGPLLVGYLVARGTEISMIFFIFCIAVVAAVAAIIFLGTETKQKELA